From Psychrobacillus sp. FSL K6-2836, a single genomic window includes:
- a CDS encoding carbohydrate ABC transporter permease — protein sequence MQNKNNKGWYLLFTAPLFIIFLTVVVIPFVIGIYYSFFKWDGIGANPKVFVGFDNFIKLFGDTRFLESTWKTTLFTILAVISVNIVGLVFALLVTSKLRTSNAARTMVFMPYLIGGLILGYIWQFIFLDVFTLIGEVTGLENVFFNWLIDMDFALYALVFVFTWQMAGYIMIIYIAGIQSIPNDVMEASMIDGASWWQRLKNITFPLLMPAFTISLFLTLSSAFKIYDVNLSLTGGGPANSTEMFAMNIYNEIFGYGNYGYGQAKAIIFFLIVAAITLTQVYITKKREVEL from the coding sequence ATGCAAAATAAAAATAATAAAGGGTGGTATTTATTATTTACTGCGCCGTTATTTATTATTTTTTTGACAGTAGTAGTTATTCCATTCGTAATTGGAATATATTATTCCTTTTTTAAGTGGGATGGAATTGGAGCTAATCCAAAGGTGTTTGTTGGCTTTGATAATTTTATCAAGTTATTTGGTGATACACGCTTTCTTGAATCTACATGGAAGACAACTCTATTTACCATATTAGCCGTTATCTCCGTAAATATAGTTGGACTTGTTTTTGCTCTCTTGGTGACATCAAAACTTAGAACATCCAATGCTGCACGTACAATGGTATTTATGCCTTACTTGATAGGTGGATTAATATTAGGTTATATTTGGCAGTTTATCTTCTTAGATGTTTTTACATTAATCGGCGAAGTAACTGGTCTTGAAAATGTCTTTTTTAATTGGCTTATCGATATGGATTTTGCCTTATATGCTTTAGTTTTCGTTTTTACTTGGCAAATGGCAGGATATATTATGATTATTTATATCGCAGGAATACAAAGTATACCTAACGATGTAATGGAGGCATCTATGATTGATGGTGCGAGTTGGTGGCAAAGGTTAAAAAATATTACATTTCCTCTGTTAATGCCTGCTTTTACAATTAGCTTGTTTTTAACGCTATCATCAGCATTTAAAATCTACGATGTTAACCTTTCTTTAACGGGTGGAGGACCTGCAAATTCCACTGAAATGTTTGCGATGAACATTTATAACGAAATCTTTGGGTATGGTAATTATGGCTACGGTCAGGCTAAGGCAATTATTTTCTTCTTAATAGTGGCTGCAATAACACTGACACAAGTTTATATTACGAAAAAGAGGGAGGTAGAATTGTGA
- a CDS encoding carbohydrate ABC transporter permease, which translates to MKKFYKILKELLLLIAALFFLSPIYIIIVNSFKDRQELYENVLALPKEFSFQYYIEAMEKMNFLNALANSLYITILSVLIIVVLSSMTAWMLARTDNKLSKIIFMIFIATMLIPFQTLMMPLMQFMSTITNTLHIPMINTREGLIFMHIGFSSSISVFLYHGFVKSIPITLEEAATIDGASKFGVFWRIIFPILKPITVTVMILNVINIWNDYLLPSLTLTDKGLRTIPLSTFYFFGEFTIQWNLAMAGLMLTIIPVVIFYVLAQKHIIKGIGEGAVK; encoded by the coding sequence ATGAAGAAGTTTTATAAAATTCTAAAAGAGCTTTTACTCCTCATTGCTGCGCTATTCTTTCTATCTCCTATCTATATAATTATTGTCAACTCATTTAAAGATCGACAGGAATTATATGAAAATGTTCTAGCACTTCCTAAAGAGTTCAGCTTCCAATACTATATAGAAGCGATGGAAAAAATGAACTTTTTGAATGCACTTGCTAATTCATTATATATAACGATACTTTCTGTTCTAATTATTGTTGTATTGTCCTCTATGACTGCTTGGATGCTAGCAAGAACAGATAATAAGTTAAGTAAAATTATTTTCATGATTTTCATAGCAACCATGCTTATTCCCTTCCAAACATTGATGATGCCTTTAATGCAATTCATGAGCACTATAACTAATACGTTACATATTCCAATGATTAATACTCGTGAAGGTTTAATATTTATGCATATTGGTTTTAGTTCTAGTATATCCGTCTTCTTATACCATGGATTTGTTAAGTCTATACCAATTACATTAGAGGAAGCAGCTACAATTGACGGTGCATCGAAGTTTGGGGTTTTCTGGAGAATTATTTTTCCAATTCTAAAACCAATTACAGTTACAGTAATGATTTTAAATGTTATTAATATATGGAATGATTATCTACTACCTTCTTTAACACTTACTGATAAGGGACTTCGAACAATCCCACTATCTACTTTTTATTTCTTTGGTGAATTTACGATTCAGTGGAACTTAGCAATGGCTGGCTTGATGCTGACAATCATTCCTGTAGTAATTTTCTATGTTCTTGCACAAAAACATATTATTAAAGGTATTGGGGAAGGGGCTGTAAAATAA
- a CDS encoding YesL family protein codes for MQGFSGFTGALYSTTEWIMRFSVVNILWVMINLPIAVILLSLYVNSFSMEFVLYYVPLILLVPLLFVPSTMGLFAMARDWVLKIDHPSLMKAYFSHMISNYKKSFLAGLMLTFIWLIWIMDFYFFANENDLLLVVFSIVGVVLFVFTINFFSLNVHFQMNIRELSKNTFFVTIGSPLLFFVILLSNSFLFYLSATMLIVLFPFFIGSLSAYLSFAVFYRFSLKMQEKAIINKST; via the coding sequence ATGCAAGGGTTTTCAGGTTTTACAGGAGCATTATACAGTACAACCGAATGGATTATGCGATTTTCTGTTGTTAATATTTTATGGGTGATGATCAATCTTCCTATTGCGGTCATTCTATTAAGTTTGTACGTTAATAGTTTCAGTATGGAGTTTGTACTTTACTATGTGCCTTTAATACTTCTAGTTCCTCTATTATTTGTCCCTAGCACGATGGGGTTATTTGCGATGGCCCGTGATTGGGTGTTGAAGATAGATCATCCATCTCTTATGAAAGCGTATTTTTCACATATGATATCTAATTATAAAAAAAGTTTTTTAGCTGGTCTAATGTTGACTTTTATATGGCTAATTTGGATAATGGATTTTTACTTTTTTGCTAATGAAAACGATTTATTGCTTGTGGTATTTTCAATTGTAGGAGTTGTATTATTTGTCTTTACGATTAACTTTTTTTCACTGAATGTGCATTTTCAAATGAACATTCGAGAATTGTCAAAGAACACGTTTTTTGTAACGATTGGAAGTCCGTTATTATTTTTTGTAATCCTTCTTAGTAATTCATTTTTGTTTTACTTAAGCGCTACAATGCTTATTGTATTATTTCCATTTTTTATAGGTTCTCTAAGTGCCTATTTATCTTTTGCTGTATTCTATAGATTTTCATTGAAGATGCAAGAAAAAGCTATTATTAATAAAAGTACTTAA
- a CDS encoding LacI family DNA-binding transcriptional regulator — protein sequence MTTIKDVAKEAGVSVSIVSKAFNNYTDVNEKTRQRIFEIANQMGYTPNLVAKNLSSKKQMTIGLISSGVLNNSEKDNNAFNIFKGVYTAVSSSQFELSIYLIDSLRQKKKSYAQYCRERNIGGALLQGIRIDDPYYMELIDTNIPCVVLDIIPETNNGLVGSVSIDNVKASKEIALYLIERNHRKIAVVAGRKKTYVNSERIKGVTEAFKDNNIELNTEEIMYADFSEQEAYELAKEFLKTKRPTAFLCFSDLMAFGVMKAVKEVGLNIPGDISITGFDNLVFSSYTDPQLTTIGQDFFEIGKVAAQLLQDLMENKLDQKHVNVEHRLIERGSVRTI from the coding sequence GTGACTACTATAAAAGATGTTGCAAAAGAAGCTGGAGTTTCAGTAAGTATTGTTTCAAAAGCCTTTAATAATTATACGGACGTTAATGAAAAAACAAGACAAAGAATTTTCGAGATTGCCAACCAAATGGGGTATACCCCTAATTTAGTGGCTAAGAACCTTTCATCCAAAAAGCAAATGACTATTGGATTGATTTCATCCGGTGTTCTTAATAATAGTGAAAAAGATAATAATGCATTTAATATATTTAAGGGAGTATATACAGCCGTGTCGTCCAGTCAGTTTGAATTGTCCATCTACCTAATAGATTCCCTGCGTCAGAAGAAAAAGAGCTATGCTCAGTATTGTCGAGAACGAAATATTGGCGGTGCACTTTTACAGGGAATACGTATAGACGATCCATACTATATGGAGTTAATTGATACAAATATACCCTGTGTTGTTCTCGATATTATTCCTGAAACGAATAATGGACTAGTTGGAAGCGTATCGATTGATAACGTAAAAGCTAGCAAAGAAATTGCCTTGTATTTAATTGAACGAAATCACCGAAAAATTGCTGTCGTGGCAGGAAGAAAAAAGACGTACGTGAATTCAGAGCGGATTAAAGGAGTTACTGAAGCTTTTAAGGATAATAACATAGAGCTAAACACTGAGGAGATTATGTATGCTGATTTTTCGGAGCAGGAAGCATATGAATTAGCAAAAGAATTTTTGAAAACGAAGCGTCCTACTGCTTTTCTTTGTTTTAGCGATCTGATGGCATTTGGAGTCATGAAGGCAGTAAAAGAAGTTGGTTTGAACATTCCAGGGGATATATCTATAACTGGATTTGACAATTTAGTATTTAGTAGTTATACAGATCCACAACTCACAACAATTGGTCAAGATTTTTTTGAAATCGGAAAAGTGGCAGCGCAATTACTGCAAGACTTAATGGAAAATAAACTGGATCAGAAGCATGTAAATGTGGAACATCGATTAATAGAACGGGGAAGTGTCAGGACAATTTAG
- the pgmB gene encoding beta-phosphoglucomutase: MTQYPKAFIYDLDGVITDTAEFHYLAWKKLAGELGISFDRQFNERLKGISRMESLELILQLSASLLKMSNEEKVRLASKKNEFYLELAKSINEENVLPGIEDLLKNNKKHNIKIALGSASENAKNVVEKLGLISYFDYIVDATKVSKGKPDPETFTSAADYLGIPYKECIGIEDAAAGIEAINKANMFSVGVGSLEHLSQADYLVEDTSKLDFQEIMKKYSEKNS; this comes from the coding sequence ATGACTCAGTACCCAAAAGCCTTTATATATGATTTGGATGGTGTTATTACGGATACAGCAGAATTTCACTATTTAGCATGGAAAAAACTTGCAGGGGAGCTTGGTATCTCATTTGATAGACAATTTAATGAGCGACTAAAAGGAATTAGTCGTATGGAGTCTCTTGAGCTAATTCTACAATTGAGTGCTTCTTTGTTAAAGATGAGTAATGAGGAAAAAGTAAGATTAGCAAGTAAAAAAAATGAATTCTATTTAGAATTAGCAAAATCAATAAATGAAGAAAACGTTTTACCAGGAATTGAGGATTTACTAAAAAACAATAAAAAACATAATATCAAAATTGCTCTTGGTTCAGCAAGTGAAAATGCAAAAAATGTAGTAGAAAAACTAGGACTCATTAGTTATTTTGATTATATTGTGGATGCAACGAAAGTTTCAAAGGGAAAGCCGGATCCTGAAACGTTTACATCTGCAGCTGATTACTTAGGTATTCCATATAAGGAGTGCATTGGAATTGAAGATGCAGCTGCTGGTATAGAAGCTATTAACAAAGCAAATATGTTCTCGGTTGGTGTTGGTTCACTAGAACATTTATCTCAGGCGGACTATTTAGTTGAAGATACTTCTAAGTTAGATTTTCAAGAAATAATGAAGAAATACAGCGAAAAAAATAGCTGA
- a CDS encoding glycoside hydrolase family 65 protein, translated as MTWKLTKSEIDNQSLLLDESLLSIGNGYLGVRGNFEEGYKSVYSSIRGTYINAFHDETEISYGEKLHAFPNIQQKILNVIDAQTINIYLDDEQFSLFDGEVVRLERNLHMDAGYAERIVHWKSAKGKEVKIHFKRLISFVTKEIFAIEVKIVPISNIKRVKIVSVVDGNVSNFVDKNDPRVASGHATRLHIAEVRKDGNYSIVKNITYATKLEVACVTSSMIDKDEYEYSSKLTDSSVEETYLCNGNKPIQFTKYNVYTDTLRHGDAVIDKAQAIQQQLNGASFEGLLLKQQEYLNKFWSTADVKINGDASLQEGIRFNLYQLLQSVGKDPVSNIAAKGLSGEGYEGHYFWDTEIYIFPVFLMTNPEIAKNLLIQRYSILDSARARAKEMGHKKGALFPWRTITGPESSAFFPAGTAQYHISADIAYSFIQYYLVTEDEVFLKDYMAEILFETARLWIDVGHMKNGFFRIDSVTGPDEYTCIVNNNYYTNVMAKHNLLWAVKAYNLLKTKDSNLLKQLSDKLNLSELEVSEWTDAGEKMYLPYDEKHKINAQDDSFLQKDRWDLENTSKDKFPLLLNYHPLTLYRYQVCKQADTVLAHFLLEDEQDFETMNNSYNYYEQITTHDSSLSSCIFSAMASKLGDKEKAYEYFRKTARLDLENTHSNTKDGLHMANMGGTWLAIVYGFAGLRVKESGLSLAPSLPEHWDSLEFNLQYQNRTLTIKMERSTVTYSLIEGDSLSISHNGEIIDLEIGENMKLAV; from the coding sequence ATGACCTGGAAACTAACTAAGTCAGAAATAGATAACCAAAGCCTTCTGCTAGATGAAAGTCTTTTGTCTATAGGGAATGGTTATCTAGGTGTTAGAGGAAATTTTGAAGAGGGCTATAAAAGTGTATATAGCTCTATTCGAGGTACATATATTAATGCTTTCCATGATGAAACGGAGATTAGTTATGGGGAGAAGCTCCATGCATTTCCAAATATACAACAGAAAATATTAAATGTCATTGATGCGCAGACGATAAATATTTATTTGGATGATGAGCAATTTTCGTTATTTGATGGGGAAGTAGTAAGATTAGAACGAAATTTGCATATGGATGCTGGTTATGCCGAGCGAATTGTACATTGGAAATCTGCTAAAGGCAAGGAAGTCAAAATTCATTTTAAAAGACTTATTTCGTTTGTTACGAAAGAAATTTTTGCGATAGAAGTCAAAATAGTGCCTATAAGCAATATAAAACGGGTTAAAATTGTTTCTGTAGTTGATGGTAACGTCTCCAACTTTGTGGATAAAAACGATCCTAGAGTTGCCTCTGGCCACGCTACAAGACTTCATATAGCAGAGGTTCGAAAGGATGGAAATTATAGCATTGTAAAAAATATTACGTATGCAACGAAGCTAGAAGTTGCTTGTGTAACCTCTTCTATGATTGATAAAGATGAATATGAATATTCGAGTAAACTAACTGATAGTAGTGTGGAAGAGACCTATTTATGTAACGGAAATAAGCCTATTCAATTTACAAAATATAATGTGTATACAGACACATTAAGGCATGGAGATGCTGTTATTGACAAAGCGCAGGCTATTCAGCAACAGTTAAATGGGGCATCTTTTGAAGGTCTATTATTAAAACAACAGGAGTACTTAAATAAGTTTTGGAGTACTGCTGATGTGAAAATCAATGGAGATGCTTCCCTTCAGGAGGGAATTCGTTTTAACCTCTATCAGCTTTTACAATCAGTTGGAAAAGATCCGGTAAGTAATATTGCTGCAAAAGGCCTATCAGGTGAGGGATATGAGGGACATTATTTTTGGGATACTGAAATTTATATATTCCCAGTCTTTTTAATGACGAATCCCGAAATCGCAAAAAATTTATTAATACAAAGATATTCTATTTTGGATAGCGCTAGAGCAAGAGCGAAGGAAATGGGACATAAAAAAGGTGCATTATTTCCGTGGAGAACCATCACGGGACCTGAAAGTTCTGCATTCTTCCCAGCAGGTACAGCACAGTATCATATAAGTGCAGATATAGCCTATAGTTTTATTCAGTATTATTTAGTAACAGAAGATGAAGTATTTTTAAAAGATTATATGGCCGAAATTCTATTTGAAACTGCTCGTTTATGGATTGATGTAGGGCATATGAAAAACGGATTTTTTAGAATTGATAGTGTAACGGGACCTGACGAATATACATGTATTGTAAATAATAATTACTACACAAATGTCATGGCAAAACATAATTTGCTATGGGCTGTAAAGGCATATAATCTTTTGAAAACAAAGGATAGCAATTTACTGAAACAACTGAGCGATAAACTAAATTTATCTGAACTAGAAGTTAGCGAATGGACAGACGCTGGCGAGAAAATGTACCTTCCATATGATGAAAAGCACAAAATCAATGCACAGGATGATAGTTTTTTACAAAAGGATCGTTGGGATTTAGAAAATACGTCAAAAGATAAATTCCCACTTTTACTAAATTATCATCCATTAACCCTTTATAGATATCAAGTATGTAAACAAGCTGATACAGTACTCGCTCATTTTTTATTGGAAGATGAACAGGATTTTGAAACGATGAATAACTCCTATAATTACTATGAGCAAATTACAACTCATGATTCTTCCCTGTCTTCCTGTATATTTAGTGCGATGGCTTCTAAATTAGGCGATAAAGAGAAAGCTTATGAATATTTTAGAAAAACAGCACGATTAGATTTGGAAAATACACATAGCAATACAAAGGACGGGCTTCATATGGCTAATATGGGGGGGACTTGGCTTGCAATTGTTTATGGTTTTGCTGGCTTAAGAGTGAAAGAGAGCGGTCTTTCATTGGCACCTTCTCTTCCTGAACATTGGGATTCACTAGAGTTTAACTTGCAATATCAAAATAGAACATTAACTATCAAAATGGAAAGAAGTACAGTAACCTATTCGCTAATAGAAGGAGATAGTTTATCCATTTCACATAATGGAGAGATTATTGACCTTGAAATAGGTGAAAATATGAAGTTGGCGGTATAA